From the Arthrobacter sp. PM3 genome, one window contains:
- a CDS encoding DUF2630 family protein: protein MDNQDILERIKALVAEEHELREGPGQPGDAKAGAPDVLRLQQLEEQLDQCWDLLRQRRAKRDYGENPDEAEVRPVSEVEGYQS from the coding sequence GTGGACAACCAAGACATCCTGGAGCGCATCAAGGCACTCGTGGCGGAGGAACACGAACTCCGGGAAGGCCCGGGACAGCCCGGTGACGCCAAGGCCGGAGCCCCCGACGTTCTCCGCCTCCAACAGCTCGAAGAACAGCTGGACCAGTGCTGGGACCTGCTCCGCCAGCGGCGGGCCAAGAGGGACTACGGCGAGAACCCTGACGAGGCCGAGGTGCGCCCCGTCAGCGAGGTCGAGGGCTACCAAAGCTAG